The following are from one region of the Candidatus Wallbacteria bacterium genome:
- a CDS encoding magnesium transporter CorA family protein: MLRILKTNDAELVEIDLEKICPEVWINLEAPRTEEMTSVSLKTGIGFDILRAALDPEESSRVEIQDNCILVIINTPKIMGSDRYDTVPLGIIVSENFMITVCLEENELLREFLNSKIKHFWTDKKTRFLFQLLLKCATMFLKLLTQINRRTDELERNLRRSMRNEEIYQLMELEKSLTYFTASLRGNQIVTEKLLKLRANEQFTLLQAFEEDDEILEDVVVENRQALEMVQMYGDVLSGMMDAFASVISNNLNIVMKFLTMVTICIAIPTMISSFWGMNVNVPWGVNTTGHPFGFWFVAGLSGVLFLFSLYVFWKKGMFK; the protein is encoded by the coding sequence ATGCTTAGGATTCTGAAAACCAATGATGCGGAACTGGTTGAAATAGATCTGGAAAAGATCTGTCCAGAAGTCTGGATCAATCTTGAAGCTCCCAGAACAGAGGAAATGACTTCAGTTTCGCTTAAAACAGGCATCGGATTCGACATACTGAGAGCAGCCCTCGACCCTGAAGAGAGCTCCCGAGTTGAGATTCAGGATAACTGCATACTGGTGATTATCAATACCCCTAAAATAATGGGAAGCGACCGCTATGACACTGTACCGCTCGGGATAATCGTGTCCGAGAATTTCATGATCACTGTCTGCCTGGAAGAAAATGAGCTTCTCAGGGAGTTCCTCAATTCAAAGATCAAGCATTTCTGGACCGATAAAAAAACCAGGTTTCTGTTCCAATTGCTCCTGAAATGCGCCACCATGTTCCTTAAGCTCCTGACCCAGATCAACCGCCGTACTGACGAACTGGAGAGAAATCTTCGCAGATCGATGCGGAACGAAGAAATCTACCAGCTGATGGAACTGGAAAAGAGCTTGACCTATTTCACGGCTTCATTGCGCGGGAATCAGATTGTGACTGAAAAACTGCTCAAGTTGCGGGCTAACGAGCAGTTCACACTGCTGCAGGCCTTTGAAGAGGACGACGAAATCCTGGAAGATGTAGTGGTCGAAAACAGACAGGCTCTGGAGATGGTCCAGATGTATGGGGATGTCCTCTCAGGCATGATGGATGCATTCGCCTCAGTCATCAGCAACAACCTGAATATTGTGATGAAATTTCTGACCATGGTCACGATCTGCATTGCCATTCCTACCATGATTTCAAGCTTCTGGGGAATGAACGTGAATGTTCCCTGGGGTGTCAACACCACTGGACATCCTTTTGGTTTCTGGTTTGTGGCGGGCCTGTCAGGAGTTCTGTTTCTGTTCAGTCTTTATGTTTTCTGGAAAAAAGGGATGTTTAAATAA
- a CDS encoding glycosyltransferase yields MTKKRILFISTIMPGEPTGGSRRTWQLLDFFRKIGEVTYFFYDKELRCFTNREQNFPVSISTFNLWPFSLRKYYSPELMEFIHSREADFEILAVDHSHLLYLFQGVKIMKVADFQNCEELLLMEQARQTKNPLFFLESMLFRKYLKKFVQLADLIFTPSLVELELISKDHPRVAYLPHSYSNRIRPERVGERMLILFGNYGYFATFSGSMELLNVYKKARKTRNLPDLYIIGNKASRLFKTEANIRVKDMIIYLDDLLGVSDIFLIPVGYGAGSRVKLIDSLAAGLPFISTEKGVEGYHASVRECGIVVQRISDFPGAVEVLTEEKYRLCKEAILKVREQYSYKFVFENYFLKAFGKDAL; encoded by the coding sequence ATGACAAAAAAGCGAATTCTATTTATTTCTACGATCATGCCTGGAGAACCGACCGGAGGTTCGCGCCGGACCTGGCAGCTGCTGGATTTTTTCCGTAAAATCGGGGAAGTCACCTACTTTTTCTATGATAAGGAGTTGCGCTGTTTTACAAACCGCGAGCAGAACTTCCCGGTCTCAATTTCCACTTTCAACCTCTGGCCATTCTCTTTGCGGAAATATTACTCTCCTGAACTGATGGAATTCATCCATTCCAGGGAAGCGGATTTCGAAATCCTGGCAGTTGATCATTCCCATCTTCTGTATCTGTTTCAGGGAGTGAAAATCATGAAAGTGGCTGATTTCCAGAACTGCGAGGAGCTGCTGTTAATGGAGCAGGCCAGGCAAACGAAAAATCCCCTCTTTTTCCTGGAGAGCATGCTTTTCAGGAAATATCTGAAAAAATTTGTGCAGCTGGCTGATCTGATCTTCACTCCTTCCCTCGTAGAGCTGGAGCTGATTTCAAAGGATCATCCCCGCGTGGCATATCTTCCGCACTCATACAGCAACCGCATCAGACCTGAGCGGGTTGGGGAGCGGATGCTGATCCTGTTTGGAAATTACGGATATTTCGCGACATTTTCCGGCAGCATGGAACTGCTGAATGTATACAAAAAAGCCCGGAAAACACGGAATCTTCCGGATCTGTATATCATAGGCAACAAAGCTTCCAGATTGTTCAAAACAGAAGCTAATATCAGAGTCAAGGACATGATCATCTATCTGGACGATCTGCTGGGAGTTTCAGATATTTTTCTGATCCCTGTCGGGTACGGTGCCGGGTCCAGGGTGAAACTGATCGACTCGCTGGCTGCAGGCCTTCCATTCATCAGCACTGAAAAGGGTGTTGAAGGTTATCACGCGTCAGTGCGGGAATGCGGGATAGTGGTGCAGCGGATTTCCGATTTTCCCGGAGCTGTCGAAGTGCTGACAGAAGAGAAATACAGACTCTGCAAGGAAGCGATCCTGAAAGTCAGGGAGCAATACAGCTACAAATTCGTGTTCGAAAATTATTTTCTGAAAGCATTCGGGAAGGATGCACTCTGA
- a CDS encoding SPASM domain-containing protein has product MIKHLQLALTNYCNLDCIMCPHTLETGMREKHEFLPLGVLQKILECDVGFQTIYSFYLGEPLAHPDFYRIMELLFSRNLEQRFFQNIEFYTNGTYLNPDLTSRLFSLLNCHREQGRIGRIYFSLDAVTEETYHCIRRNGELKKVEENVLNFLSQRKKSGLDYPKVSLCFLVMPENHEETRKFAVTWQSRLAEFGDAGLISTLNNEEFSALGKMGDNVFIRPLRSYKGDQEEMDRLFLSVSAELGISAISTREERELDNSVGMRSGGRNNPCAHPFTSPLIDADGTLLPCCQDNRRELSLGSLHHENFREIWWGEKAYRLRKAHLNRDLSEFECCRNCSASTPLKDDDWNEQDLE; this is encoded by the coding sequence ATGATCAAACACCTGCAGCTTGCCCTGACAAATTACTGCAACCTGGATTGCATCATGTGTCCACATACTCTTGAGACAGGAATGAGAGAGAAGCATGAATTTCTGCCGCTTGGAGTTCTTCAAAAAATCCTGGAGTGCGATGTAGGATTCCAGACCATCTATTCATTTTATCTGGGTGAACCACTTGCTCACCCGGATTTTTACCGGATCATGGAACTGCTTTTTTCCAGGAACCTGGAGCAGAGGTTTTTCCAGAACATTGAATTTTATACAAACGGCACCTATCTGAATCCCGACCTTACCAGCCGTCTTTTTTCGCTGCTAAACTGCCACAGGGAGCAGGGGAGGATCGGCAGAATCTATTTTTCCCTCGACGCTGTTACTGAGGAAACCTATCATTGCATCAGACGAAATGGGGAGCTGAAAAAAGTGGAAGAGAATGTCCTCAATTTTCTTTCGCAAAGAAAGAAATCGGGACTTGACTATCCGAAAGTCAGCCTCTGTTTTCTTGTAATGCCGGAAAATCACGAAGAAACCCGGAAATTTGCAGTCACCTGGCAATCCAGGCTTGCCGAATTCGGGGATGCTGGTCTGATCAGCACTTTAAACAATGAAGAATTTTCCGCTCTGGGGAAAATGGGTGATAATGTATTTATCAGGCCTCTGAGGTCTTACAAAGGCGATCAGGAGGAAATGGACAGGCTTTTCCTGTCCGTTTCAGCTGAGCTGGGGATTTCGGCGATTTCCACCAGGGAGGAGCGGGAGCTGGACAATAGTGTAGGCATGCGATCCGGGGGCAGGAACAATCCCTGTGCGCATCCTTTCACGTCTCCACTGATCGATGCAGACGGCACCCTGTTGCCCTGCTGTCAGGACAACAGGCGTGAACTCAGCCTGGGCAGCCTGCATCACGAGAATTTCCGGGAAATCTGGTGGGGGGAGAAAGCTTATCGTCTGCGAAAGGCGCATCTGAACCGGGATTTAAGTGAATTTGAATGCTGCAGGAACTGCAGTGCCTCCACACCGCTTAAAGATGACGACTGGAACGAACAGGATCTGGAATGA
- a CDS encoding carbamoyltransferase N-terminal domain-containing protein: MNILGISCYYHDSAACLVCDGKVVAAAQEERFNRKKHSAVFPISAVNFCLNQADLTINDIDYIVFHEKPYLKFYRVISAFIHSFPRSAEAFFRVLPLYLGERLIFPLLLKGELGYGNQTLFSRHHLSHAASAFLVSPFERAVIVTADGLGEMATLTVGIGEGNDIKMLKQLNYPNSLGLLYSALTSYLGFEVNSGEGKVMALADYGEPEFYPEFKKIVRIRDDGSFEIDFRYFDFESGGLMYKKEFVRIFGPPREKNGELNSKHFNLAATLQKIVEDCVLTIVGRAVSETGCSNVCLAGGIFLNCVLNSKILNLTDVRDIYIQPAAGDTGCALGAALLVYNVLMVKHRDFVMKSASLGPEYGNGEIRMILTNSGLKYREMEEPQLLKYLAAKLAGGKTAGWFRGRMEFGPRALGNRSILADPRIPGMRDHLNQNVKHREWFRPYGVSVLREKMGQWFDREFTNPFMLQTANVLTEKKTVIPSAVHINGSCRVQTVTCDDGLYYDLIRRFDEFTGVPMLINTSFNDNHEPIVCTPEDALKCFLSTQIDMLVLNNFVIEKDGQKGK; encoded by the coding sequence ATGAACATTCTGGGAATTTCCTGCTACTATCATGACTCAGCAGCCTGCCTGGTCTGCGACGGCAAGGTAGTGGCTGCCGCTCAGGAAGAACGCTTCAATCGCAAAAAACATTCTGCTGTTTTTCCGATCAGCGCTGTTAATTTTTGTTTAAATCAGGCTGATTTAACGATCAATGACATCGATTACATCGTATTCCACGAAAAACCTTATCTTAAATTTTACCGCGTGATCAGTGCCTTTATCCATTCCTTTCCCAGATCAGCCGAGGCATTTTTCCGTGTTTTGCCGCTTTATCTGGGAGAACGACTGATTTTCCCTCTGCTGTTAAAGGGCGAATTGGGTTACGGCAATCAAACCCTGTTTTCCAGGCACCATCTTTCGCATGCCGCCAGTGCCTTCCTGGTATCTCCCTTTGAACGGGCTGTGATTGTAACAGCGGACGGATTGGGGGAAATGGCTACACTGACTGTTGGGATAGGAGAAGGTAATGACATTAAAATGCTGAAGCAGCTTAATTATCCTAATTCCCTTGGGTTGCTTTATTCTGCCCTGACATCCTATCTGGGATTTGAAGTCAACAGCGGAGAAGGCAAAGTGATGGCTCTGGCTGATTACGGGGAGCCGGAGTTTTACCCTGAATTCAAGAAGATCGTGCGGATCAGGGATGACGGCAGCTTTGAGATCGACTTTCGATATTTTGATTTTGAGAGCGGCGGATTGATGTACAAAAAGGAATTCGTGCGAATCTTCGGACCTCCAAGGGAAAAAAACGGGGAGCTGAACTCGAAGCATTTCAATCTGGCTGCCACATTGCAGAAAATCGTTGAAGATTGTGTTCTAACGATTGTAGGGCGGGCTGTTTCAGAAACCGGCTGCAGTAACGTCTGCCTTGCCGGAGGGATTTTTCTCAACTGCGTTTTAAACAGTAAAATCCTTAATCTGACCGATGTCAGGGATATTTACATCCAACCTGCAGCTGGAGACACCGGCTGCGCATTGGGAGCAGCTCTGCTGGTTTACAATGTTCTGATGGTCAAGCACAGGGATTTCGTGATGAAATCAGCGAGCCTGGGTCCAGAGTATGGGAATGGTGAGATCCGGATGATTCTGACTAACAGCGGACTGAAATACCGGGAAATGGAAGAGCCGCAGCTTTTGAAATATCTGGCTGCCAAGCTCGCGGGCGGGAAAACTGCAGGCTGGTTTCGGGGCAGGATGGAATTCGGACCCAGAGCGCTAGGCAACAGGAGCATTCTTGCCGACCCCCGCATCCCGGGCATGAGGGATCATCTCAACCAGAACGTCAAGCATCGGGAGTGGTTCAGGCCTTACGGTGTGAGTGTGCTGCGCGAGAAAATGGGGCAATGGTTTGACAGGGAGTTCACTAATCCATTCATGCTCCAGACAGCGAATGTACTAACTGAAAAGAAGACCGTCATACCCTCTGCAGTTCATATCAATGGCTCGTGCAGGGTCCAGACAGTGACCTGCGACGACGGCCTCTATTACGACCTGATCCGCAGATTCGACGAATTTACTGGTGTTCCGATGCTGATCAACACTTCCTTCAACGACAATCATGAACCGATCGTCTGCACTCCTGAAGATGCTTTGAAATGCTTTCTCAGCACCCAGATCGACATGCTGGTGCTGAACAATTTCGTGATCGAGAAAGATGGGCAGAAGGGAAAATGA
- a CDS encoding radical SAM protein has translation MKKCTFGPVLSRRLGRSLGIDLFPDKICSFDCIYCECGPTRIKTIKRENFMDPEIVLAEIAEAVKVHQPDVVTFSGSGEPTLFLDMEYLAEEIRKITDKPLVMITNSSLLFMPEVQKSLLNFDMVLPSLDSAGLYTFNLVNRPHPKLSLQEIIRGLAEFSHAFKGKLWLEILLCEGVNDTEEDIRDLTRALKDIRTDQIQINSVDRPPAYQSARSLSREKLAEFAQRLNGTVISRGADPEAPGKTSPDEKNLLNSLSRRPETLEALAAAFSCSAGEMERLLARLENKGLVGRDELNGQTYFRALPMKNDHSK, from the coding sequence GTGAAAAAATGCACTTTCGGCCCTGTATTGTCACGCAGACTTGGCAGATCCCTGGGCATAGACCTTTTCCCGGATAAAATCTGCAGTTTCGACTGCATTTACTGCGAATGCGGGCCGACCAGGATAAAAACCATCAAGCGCGAAAATTTCATGGATCCTGAAATCGTGCTCGCTGAAATCGCCGAAGCGGTCAAAGTCCATCAGCCGGATGTCGTGACCTTTTCCGGAAGCGGCGAGCCGACATTGTTTCTGGACATGGAATACCTGGCTGAAGAGATCAGAAAAATCACGGACAAGCCGCTCGTAATGATTACGAACAGCTCTCTGCTTTTCATGCCTGAAGTGCAGAAAAGTCTTCTGAATTTCGACATGGTTCTTCCTTCGCTCGACTCGGCCGGTCTCTATACCTTCAACCTGGTAAACCGGCCGCATCCCAAGCTTTCCCTGCAGGAGATCATCCGCGGGCTTGCCGAATTCTCACATGCCTTTAAAGGTAAGCTCTGGCTGGAAATACTCCTCTGCGAAGGAGTGAACGACACTGAAGAAGACATCAGAGACCTCACCAGAGCTTTGAAAGATATCCGCACAGACCAGATCCAGATCAATTCAGTGGACAGGCCTCCTGCATATCAGAGCGCCAGGTCTCTCAGCCGGGAAAAGCTCGCCGAATTCGCGCAGCGGCTCAATGGCACAGTGATCAGCAGGGGAGCAGATCCTGAAGCACCTGGTAAAACGAGTCCTGACGAAAAAAATCTGCTCAACTCCCTCTCCAGGAGGCCTGAGACTCTGGAAGCACTGGCCGCCGCCTTCAGCTGCAGCGCCGGAGAGATGGAGCGTCTGCTTGCCAGGCTGGAAAACAAAGGCCTGGTCGGCAGGGACGAGCTTAACGGGCAGACCTATTTCCGGGCCTTGCCGATGAAGAATGATCATTCAAAATAA
- a CDS encoding SPFH/Band 7/PHB domain protein, which translates to MFLLETSFGSFVLLILAVMVIVLGYKGIVLVRQAEVMIIERLGSYYKTLDSGLHFIIPMIDQNRRIVWRYVENDMLTRRQVVRIREIDRIDLREAVYDFPRQNVITRDNVGIEISALLYFQITDPKKAVYEIANLPEAIEKLTQTTLRNVIGEMDLDQTLSSRETINNKLRLILDEATDKWGVKVHRVELQDINPPDEIRVAMEKQMNAERTKRANILEAEGFKRAAVLKAEGVRDATVAEAEGTRQKQILEAEGKRQQQILLAEGQAVAIRNVADAESNAIDFIKRAIGDKTNPVSYLVAIKYIEAFTKMCTEGKNKTIFLPFEASTLLSSLGSVKEIFSSINLNPDVAPAAAKLSQNPSMETGKK; encoded by the coding sequence ATGTTTTTACTGGAAACCAGTTTTGGTTCATTTGTGCTGCTGATTCTGGCCGTGATGGTGATTGTACTTGGATACAAGGGCATTGTGCTGGTCAGGCAGGCGGAAGTGATGATCATTGAAAGACTTGGAAGTTATTACAAAACCCTGGATTCCGGGCTGCATTTCATAATACCCATGATCGACCAGAACAGGCGCATTGTCTGGAGATACGTGGAAAACGACATGCTCACCAGGCGTCAGGTGGTGAGGATCAGGGAAATCGACAGGATCGACCTGCGGGAAGCGGTATACGACTTTCCCAGACAGAACGTGATCACCAGGGATAATGTCGGGATTGAAATCAGCGCGCTTCTCTATTTTCAGATCACAGATCCTAAAAAAGCCGTTTACGAGATCGCCAACCTGCCTGAAGCCATTGAGAAGCTGACCCAGACCACCTTGCGTAATGTGATCGGTGAAATGGACCTTGACCAGACTCTGAGTTCACGCGAAACGATCAACAACAAGCTGCGCCTGATCTTGGACGAAGCCACTGACAAATGGGGCGTCAAGGTGCACAGAGTGGAACTGCAGGACATCAATCCCCCTGACGAGATCAGAGTAGCCATGGAAAAGCAGATGAACGCTGAACGAACCAAGCGTGCCAATATTCTGGAAGCCGAAGGCTTCAAGAGAGCAGCAGTACTGAAAGCGGAAGGTGTCAGGGACGCTACAGTCGCCGAAGCCGAGGGCACAAGGCAGAAGCAGATCCTGGAAGCTGAGGGCAAAAGGCAGCAGCAGATACTGCTCGCTGAAGGGCAGGCCGTGGCAATCAGAAACGTAGCTGATGCCGAGTCCAATGCCATTGATTTCATCAAAAGGGCGATCGGAGATAAAACCAATCCAGTCAGCTATCTGGTGGCAATCAAGTATATCGAAGCTTTTACCAAAATGTGCACAGAAGGCAAGAACAAGACCATTTTCCTGCCATTTGAAGCATCCACGCTTTTATCTTCACTGGGATCGGTAAAAGAGATTTTCAGCTCGATCAATCTTAACCCGGATGTCGCTCCTGCAGCTGCGAAGCTATCCCAGAACCCGTCCATGGAAACAGGAAAGAAATGA
- a CDS encoding OsmC family protein, producing MYQVELTYNNGFQWDIVTGSHFIASDLSPEEGGDNEGPNPEELFLAALGSGAGMEITRFIKKHNLEKFSEFKVTVSAQPKKSPASLSHIKVRVTFPDDFPLTAKPKLLKELEKNSINSTLLLSPEVTVEETSAD from the coding sequence ATGTATCAAGTGGAACTTACCTACAACAACGGATTTCAGTGGGACATTGTTACAGGCAGTCATTTCATTGCCAGCGATCTTTCCCCGGAAGAAGGTGGAGACAATGAAGGACCTAATCCGGAAGAATTGTTTCTGGCAGCTCTGGGAAGCGGAGCAGGAATGGAGATCACCAGGTTCATCAAGAAGCACAATCTGGAGAAATTCAGTGAATTCAAGGTGACAGTCTCAGCTCAACCCAAAAAATCCCCGGCTTCTCTTTCCCACATCAAAGTGAGAGTGACGTTCCCCGATGATTTTCCCCTAACTGCCAAACCAAAGCTTTTGAAGGAGCTGGAAAAGAATTCGATCAATTCGACACTGCTCCTGTCTCCTGAAGTCACAGTGGAAGAAACTTCCGCAGATTAA
- a CDS encoding NfeD family protein, translating into MHLPGGIYFEPWLVWVLVGIAFIIFEMLTMATGFVMLCFGVGAVFTGLLAFLGVSFKFQLLAFSLITLIVLATFRDVYLKLISKKTDSYVSNVGGLIGREATVTEDIDNKNGIGRARVGGELWAARSENDSIVKAGMLVTVKQVDGNKVIVALKESK; encoded by the coding sequence ATGCATCTGCCGGGCGGTATATACTTTGAACCGTGGCTTGTCTGGGTGCTGGTAGGCATCGCCTTCATCATCTTCGAAATGCTTACAATGGCCACCGGTTTCGTGATGCTGTGTTTCGGCGTGGGCGCAGTATTCACAGGACTTCTGGCTTTTCTCGGCGTTTCATTCAAATTCCAGTTGCTGGCCTTTTCTCTGATCACTCTGATTGTGCTGGCTACTTTCAGGGATGTGTATCTCAAGCTGATCTCGAAAAAAACTGATAGTTATGTCAGCAATGTCGGAGGTTTGATCGGAAGGGAAGCCACTGTCACTGAAGATATTGACAACAAGAATGGAATCGGGCGCGCCAGGGTGGGCGGAGAGCTCTGGGCTGCCCGCAGTGAAAATGATTCGATTGTCAAAGCCGGGATGTTGGTGACTGTAAAGCAGGTTGATGGAAACAAAGTCATTGTTGCACTGAAAGAAAGCAAATAA
- a CDS encoding M28 family peptidase, whose amino-acid sequence MQNKVSSLDSVSLTVRELKNHVYTLSHEFGDRSTRKYHAMQQTAGYIADRLEACGLDVTEQSYHVVGRPVSNLIAELAGTDPTAEILIVGAHYDTCDNPGADDNASAVAVLIEVAKKLSASKTRRKIRFVAFVNEEPPYFQTEYMGSKVYANKLRENGEKIYLAVILEMLGYYSDEPHSQKIPLPLVWKYPSTGNFLLAVGDKNSSAAMEKLAGMFRRSCSLPLYELTKYSFIQGVDSSDHWSFWENGYPAIMITDTSYYRNPYYHTAGDTYEKLDYNRMAQAVEGNSAAILELAK is encoded by the coding sequence TTGCAGAATAAAGTATCCAGCCTGGACTCGGTTTCACTTACTGTCAGGGAGTTGAAAAATCATGTCTACACCCTGTCCCACGAATTCGGTGACCGCAGTACCCGGAAGTATCATGCAATGCAACAGACAGCGGGCTATATCGCGGACAGGCTGGAAGCCTGCGGACTGGATGTCACTGAACAGAGTTACCATGTTGTGGGCAGGCCGGTTTCGAATCTAATAGCCGAGCTGGCAGGAACGGATCCGACTGCGGAAATCCTGATCGTGGGAGCGCATTACGACACCTGTGACAATCCCGGGGCTGATGACAACGCGAGCGCTGTGGCGGTGCTGATTGAGGTGGCGAAGAAACTCAGTGCATCAAAAACCAGGCGTAAGATCCGCTTCGTGGCTTTTGTAAACGAGGAGCCGCCATATTTTCAGACCGAATACATGGGCAGCAAAGTCTATGCGAACAAACTGCGCGAGAATGGTGAAAAAATATATCTTGCCGTGATTCTGGAAATGCTCGGTTATTATTCAGATGAACCGCATTCGCAGAAGATTCCGCTGCCACTTGTCTGGAAATACCCTTCCACAGGAAATTTTCTCCTCGCTGTCGGCGATAAGAATAGTTCGGCTGCTATGGAGAAGCTCGCTGGCATGTTCCGCCGCTCCTGCAGTCTGCCTCTTTATGAACTGACGAAGTATTCCTTCATCCAGGGAGTAGATTCGTCGGATCACTGGTCTTTCTGGGAGAACGGCTATCCGGCGATCATGATCACAGACACTTCTTATTACCGCAACCCTTATTATCATACTGCAGGCGACACTTACGAGAAACTGGACTACAACCGCATGGCTCAGGCAGTGGAAGGCAACAGTGCAGCAATTCTTGAACTGGCGAAGTAA
- a CDS encoding DegT/DnrJ/EryC1/StrS family aminotransferase yields the protein MKVEFLGLNRQYRQLKNQLDCALQAVMARGAFILGPEVQRFEQSMASYLGVRDAIGLASGSDALLLSLMALGIKPGDEVITTTYSFFATASCITRLGAKPVFCDIDLRTFNLNPEEVKKKITGRTKALIPVHLYGNPCDMEGLSEIAGSHGLAIVEDSAQAIGAEYRGRKIGSFGVASCFSFYPTKNLGAYGDGGCVAVNDPELSERIRILRVHGAKKKYFHKFIGLNSRLDELQAAVLNVKLPQLDSWNQRRREIAIRYNKSFKGIFSIPESDPDVTHVYHMYVLLHHQRDTIRERLSELGVSTMIYYPQALHLQECFADLGWKSGDLPNSELACRENFALPIYPEMTDEEVDYVIESLLKIADELK from the coding sequence ATGAAAGTCGAATTTCTGGGACTGAACCGGCAGTACAGGCAGTTGAAGAATCAGTTGGACTGCGCCCTCCAGGCTGTGATGGCCAGGGGGGCTTTCATTCTCGGACCTGAAGTCCAGCGATTTGAACAATCCATGGCCTCTTATCTGGGAGTGAGGGACGCGATCGGCTTGGCTTCAGGTTCGGACGCCCTGCTGCTTAGCCTGATGGCACTCGGCATCAAGCCAGGCGACGAGGTGATCACTACCACTTACAGTTTCTTTGCCACCGCCTCCTGCATTACCAGGCTGGGTGCGAAACCGGTATTCTGCGACATTGACCTTCGGACTTTTAACCTGAATCCGGAAGAAGTGAAGAAGAAGATCACTGGAAGGACAAAAGCTTTGATCCCAGTGCATTTATACGGTAACCCCTGCGACATGGAAGGATTGTCTGAAATTGCCGGATCACATGGACTGGCGATAGTGGAAGACAGCGCGCAGGCGATCGGTGCGGAATACAGGGGACGGAAAATCGGTTCCTTCGGGGTAGCTTCCTGCTTCTCCTTCTATCCTACAAAAAATCTCGGTGCTTACGGAGACGGCGGTTGTGTAGCAGTGAATGACCCTGAACTTTCCGAACGTATCAGGATTCTGAGAGTGCACGGTGCCAAGAAAAAATATTTTCATAAATTCATAGGTCTGAACAGCCGCCTGGACGAGCTTCAGGCCGCAGTCCTCAATGTGAAGCTGCCACAACTTGACAGCTGGAACCAGCGGAGACGGGAAATAGCAATCCGCTACAACAAGTCGTTTAAAGGCATCTTTTCCATCCCTGAATCTGATCCGGACGTCACTCATGTCTATCATATGTATGTGCTCCTCCACCATCAAAGGGACACCATCAGAGAGCGCTTATCCGAGCTTGGAGTTTCCACCATGATTTACTATCCGCAGGCTCTCCACCTGCAGGAGTGCTTCGCGGATCTCGGCTGGAAATCAGGAGATCTGCCCAATTCAGAGCTGGCCTGCAGGGAGAACTTCGCACTTCCGATTTATCCTGAAATGACCGACGAAGAAGTGGATTATGTGATCGAGTCTCTGCTCAAGATCGCTGATGAACTGAAATGA
- a CDS encoding radical SAM protein yields MVPHFIDYRSCCLNLELSSYCNLKCGFCSQFNNTLSDKGFLSFELFRKIIDEISGKGVTLKSLNPFFRGESLLHPDFVRMMDYIYDLSKKIPVCEYLVLHTNALLLDLEKPEAILKLCDQNRLIHPGNLFLSIDAASAITYSKVRGGDFNQLLLNISEFLEMRKKRKQWGPNVIFQFIVMEENYREAAEFYELCRNLCRLHSHKELAAVGSRGNQPFEVKGDIVYYRMKETDACGQRKMEELYLKTLDKLGIETLVILNDHSSSARPGNRSAR; encoded by the coding sequence ATGGTTCCGCATTTCATTGATTACCGGAGCTGCTGCCTGAATCTTGAACTTTCCAGCTACTGCAATCTTAAATGCGGATTCTGCTCCCAGTTCAACAACACATTATCTGACAAAGGATTTCTGTCTTTCGAACTTTTCCGGAAAATCATTGACGAGATTTCCGGAAAAGGAGTGACCTTGAAAAGCCTCAACCCTTTCTTCAGGGGAGAGTCTCTTCTGCACCCTGATTTTGTGCGGATGATGGATTACATCTATGATCTCTCAAAAAAGATCCCTGTTTGCGAGTATCTTGTCCTGCATACCAATGCCTTGCTGCTGGACCTGGAAAAACCCGAAGCTATCCTGAAACTTTGCGATCAAAACCGGTTGATTCATCCCGGCAACCTGTTTCTTTCGATTGACGCTGCCTCAGCAATTACTTACAGCAAAGTCCGCGGCGGAGATTTCAATCAACTGCTGCTGAACATCAGTGAATTTCTGGAAATGAGAAAAAAGCGCAAGCAGTGGGGTCCGAACGTCATCTTTCAATTCATCGTAATGGAAGAAAATTATCGGGAAGCCGCGGAATTTTACGAGCTCTGCAGGAACCTCTGCAGGCTGCACAGCCATAAGGAACTGGCAGCTGTGGGTTCTAGAGGCAACCAGCCTTTTGAAGTGAAGGGCGACATTGTTTACTACAGGATGAAGGAAACGGATGCCTGCGGGCAGCGGAAGATGGAAGAACTGTATCTGAAAACATTAGACAAGCTCGGGATTGAAACATTGGTTATTTTGAATGATCATTCTTCATCGGCAAGGCCCGGAAATAGGTCTGCCCGTTAA